A region of Catharus ustulatus isolate bCatUst1 chromosome 34, bCatUst1.pri.v2, whole genome shotgun sequence DNA encodes the following proteins:
- the LOC117009591 gene encoding small nuclear ribonucleoprotein Sm D2, with the protein MSLLNKPKSEMTPEELQKREEEEFNTGPLSVLTQSVKNNTQVLINCRNNKKLLGRVKAFDRHCNMVLENVKEMWTEVPKSGKGKKKSKPVNKDRYISKMFLRGDSVIVVLRNPLIAGK; encoded by the exons AT gtcccTGCTGAACAAGCCCAAGAGCGAGATGACGCCCGAGGAGCTGCAGAAGCGCGAGGAGGAGGAGTTCAACACGGGCCCGCTGTCGGTGCTGACGCAGAGCGTCAAGAACAACACCCAGGTGCTCATCAACTGCAGGAACAACAAGAAGCTGCTGGGCCGCGTCAAGGCCTTCGACAG gcaCTGTAACATGGTGCTGGAGAACGTCAAGGAGATGTGGACCGAGGTGCCCAAGAGCGgcaaaggcaaaaagaaatcCAAGCCCGTCAACAAGGATCGCTACATCTCCAAGATGTTCCTGCGGGGGGACTCGGTCATCGTGGTGCTCAGGAACCCCCTGATCGCTGGGAAATAG